The nucleotide sequence TATTCTTAATGAATCCGGTGACAGCTTTGTCGCAAAGGAAGTAACCAAAAAGCTCAAGGCATTGAAAAATGAGGAGAAAACGACCGAAACAGCTAAATTTATCGAAAAACTTAAAACATATGAAAAGCTCGCAAAGGAAGAAAAAGAATTAAAATCCTCAATAAAAAAGAAGTCAGCAGAACTGCAGAAGAAAATAAAGATAACTATTGAAAATCTGAGCGATGAACAGGTGTATATGTTGCTTGAAAAGAAGTGGATTGAACCGCTTATTGAGGGGCTAAAAGGATTGCCGGACACACTTGTAGACACACTTGTAAGTAAAATCTCTGCACTACAGACCAAATATGATACTACACTTGACGAGATTGAGGCACAAATCAAGGAAACAGAGTCAACACTGGCAGAAATGATTGACGAGCTTGTGGGAAATGAATTTGACATGAAAGGGCTCAGCGAGTTCAAATCGCTGCTTCTAGGTGAATAAGATGTCAGAAAAAAAGAAACCGGTTGTCAGATTTGCCGGATTTACCAGCGATTGGGAACAGCGTAAGGTTGGGGATTACTGTGATATGTTCAATGGAGATAGAAGCGTAAAGTATCCGAGTGCACAAGATATGGTTGCGGATGGAATTCCATTTATAAATGCAGGAGATTTAGAAGATGGGCGAGTGAAGTTAAGTTCTGCCAATAAAATAACACGTGAAAAATATGATGATTTAGGAGGGGCAAAACTGCAACTTGGAGATATAGTGTATTGCCTTAGAGGAACTCTTGGGAAAAATGCCTATATAGACAACTTTGATGAAGGAACAGTAGCGTCATCATTAGTCGCAATTCGTCCTAAAAATATAGATGGTAGATATTTATTTCATGTATTTAATTCTGACATTGAATATCGACAAAGAGTTGTCCATGATGAAGGTGCAGCGCAGCCAAATTTGTCTGCAAAAAGCGTATCAGAATTTTTGATGCCAGTACCAGATATAGATGAACAAAAAAAGCTTTCTTCTTTTTTTGACCACCTCAACCACCTTATCACCCTTCATCAGCGCAAGTGTGATAAATTAAAGAATGTGAAGAAATCTATGCTCGAAAAGATGTTTCCTAAAAATGGACGCAAAGTGTCCGAAATTCGTTTTGCCGGATTTACTGATAATTGGGAACAGCGTAATGATAATGAGGAATTAGAAATTAGGAGTGAGGAATGGTATATAGTAAGCATTGGCGATATAGTAAGCATTGGCAATGGTAAGGACTACAAACATCTTTCAGATGGGAATATTCCTGTTTATGGAACAGGCGGATATATGCTTAGTGTTAGTGAAGCATTGTCATATGATGATGCAATAGGGATTGGCAGGAAAGGCACAATTGATAGACCATATGTATTAAAAGCACCATACTGGACGGTAGATACGCTATTTTATTGCATTCCGCAAAACAACATTGACTTAAATTTTATATATGCAGTTTTTCAAACGATTGATTGGAAGAAGCTTGATGAGTCAACTGGTGTACCGAGTTTGTCAAAAGAAAACATTGCTAATTACTCACTTCTCATTCCTCGTTCGGTTGATATACAAAGGAAAATAGGCAGATTTTTTAAAAACTTTGACAATCTCATCACCCTTCATCAGCGTAAGTTAGAAAAGCTGCAAAATATCAAGAAATCTTGTCTTGAAAAGATGTTCGTTTGATAATTAGGAATGAGGAGTGAGGAATTAGTAATGAAAGAAAATGTAGTTGTTGAAAAATCAAAGGCTTTTGCTGTTAGAATCATTCAACTTTATAAATATATGTATGAAAATAAAAAAGAGTTTGTAATGTCAAAATAGATTTTAAGAAGCGGAACGAGCATTGGTGCAAATATTGCAGAGGCGGAATGTGCCTTCAGTAAAAAAGACGTTCTTGCAAAAATGTATATTGCATTTAAAGAGTGTTCGGAAACAAAATATTGGCTTGAGTTACTATATAAAACTGAATACTTGAGCAAAGATCAATATAATAGCATTGATAGCGACTGCACAGAATTATTAAAACTTCTATCGAGTATTACAAAATCGACAAAATATAGATAATTCCTAATTGCTAATTCCTCATTAAACAAAGGAAGGAGAAAAATTATGCCGTTCACAAAAGAGGCCGATTTTGAGGAGGCCCTTATAAAAGTCCTTTCAAACAAGGGTTGGGAGAATGAAGTGATAAGTCATCCCACAGAACAGGACTTGATTGATAATTGGGCAAACATTTTATTTGAAAATAATCGTGGAATTGATAGGCTTAATAACTATCCGCTGACAAACGGCGAAATGCAGCAGATTATGGAACAAATCAATAATTTGCGTACTCCGCTTAAGCTAAACGGATTTATAAACGGCAAAACGGTATCTATTATCAGAGATAATCCCAATGATAAGCAGCATTTCGGAAAAGAAATCAGCTTGAAAATTTATGACCGCCGGGAAATCGCCGCAGGTCAAAGCCGTTATCAGATAGTACAGCAGCCTGTTTTTCCGACAAAGCCAAAAATATTGAATGATCGTCGTGGTGATTTAATGCTTTTGATTAACGGAATGCCGGTTATTCATATTGAGCTGAAAAAGAGCGGTATTCCTGTAAGCCAAGCTTGCCAGCAAATAGAAAAATATTCGCATGAGGGTGTCTTTACCGGGCTGTTTTCGTTGGTGCAAATATTTGTTGCAATGACGCCGGAGGAGAGCAAATACTTTGCCAATCCCGGACCGGACGGCAGTTTCAATCCGAATTACTATTTTAATTGGGCGGATTTTGATAACGAACCGATAAATAATTGGAAGTCAATAGCTTCATCGCTGCTATCCATTCCTATGGCTCATCAAATGATAGGCTTTTACACTGTTGCCGATAACTCAGACGGCGTTTTGAAAGTAATGAGAAGCTATCAGTATTATGCCGCAAGCGCTATATCCGATAAAGTTTCCAAAACAAAATGGGATAAGTCTAATCAGCGCGGCGGATATATATGGCACACAACAGGTTCGGGAAAGACGATGACGAGCTTTAAATCAGCACAGCTTATCGCAAATTCAAAAGATGCCGATAAGGTTATATTCTTGACAGACAGAATCGAGCTGGGCACACAGTCATATAATGAGTATAACAATTTTGCAGATGAGAATGAAAGTGTTCAGAAAACCGAAAATACATATGTGCTTATTTCGAAACTGAAAAGCATTGATTCTGCAGATACTCTTATCGTTACATCAATTCAGAAAATGAGCAACATCAAATCTGAAGATGGTTGTTCAAATGCCCATGATATTGATATAATCAATAAAAAACGCTTGGTATTTATAGTTGATGAAGCCCACAGGTCAACCTTCGGCGATATGCTGCTTACAATTAAAGAAACATTTCCAAACGCTATTTTCTTTGGTTTTACCGGCACGCCTATTCAAGAAGAAAATCAAAAGAAAATGAACACTACATCAACAGTATTCGGAAGCGAGCTGCACAGATACAGCATTGCAGACGGTATTCGCGACGGTAATGTTTTGGGATTTGACCCTTATAAGGTCTTGACTTTTAAAGACTCCGATATTCGCAGGCAAGTGGCGTTGGAAAAGGCAAAAGCAAAAGACGCTGATGAGGTTTTTAATAACCCGGATAAGTCAGCAATATACTATAAATATATGGATGCGTCACAAGTTCCTATGGCAGGCTATAAAACAGATGACGGAAAATATATTAAAGGTATTGAGGATTATATACCATTTTCACAGTACAGAACCGAAGAACATCAAAAGAAAGTTGTTGAAGATATAAAAGAAAAATGGCAGGATTTAAGCCGTAACAGCAAATTTCACGCTATTTTTGCCACAAGCAGTATTCCTGAAGCTATAGATTATTATAGACTTATTAAGTCGGAAATGCCTCAGCTGAAAACCACTTGCTTATTTGACCCGAATATCAGCAATGAGGACGGCGATTATAAAGAATATAAAGGTGAAAAAATAGCTTTTTTTAAGGAAAATGGACTTATTGAAATCATAGAGGACTATAACAAGGCGTTTGAACAAGATTTTTCTATTGCTTCACATGCAGCGTTCAAAAAGGATATTTCTTGCAGAATGGCACACAAGGAGCAATATAAATGGATTGACAAAACACCCCAAAAGCAGCTTAATTTATTGATTGTTGTAGACCAAATGCTTACGGGCTTTGACTCCAAGTGGGTTAATACATTATATCTTGATAAAATGCTTGAGTATGAAAATATAATACAGGCATTTTCAAGAACAAATCGAATTTTCAGACAAGACGAAAAGCCTTTCGGCACAATAAGATATTACAGAAAACCTCACACAATGGAGAAAAATATAGAAGCGGCTGTTAAGCTTTATTCCGGCGACAGACCGGTTGACCTTTTTGTTGACAAGCTGGGACATAACATAGAAAAACTTAACGGGATTTATCAGGAGATAACCGAATTATTTACAAATGCGGGTATTCCTGATTTTGAAAAGCTTCCGGATGAAAAATCGGTAAAGGCAAAGTTTGCATCTCTCTTTAAGGATTTTAACGGCTGTTTGGAAGCTTCTAAGGTTCAAGGTTTTAATTGGGATAAACATTCATATGCAGATGAAGAAACGGGCAAAACATTTGATGTCATGCCTCAGTTCACACAAACTCAATATCTTGTTTTAGTTCAAAGATATAAGGAATTAACGGAAAGAAGGCCGGGTGACCGATCAGGTGAAGTTGATGTTCCTTATGATTTGGTCGGTTATATTACAGAAATAGATACCGGACGTATTGATGCCGATTATATGAACAGCCGCTTTGACAAATATATGAAACTAATTCATCAAGATGATGCTACCGCCGAAGCACAGGAAGAAGCCTTAAATGAGCTTCATAAGACGTTCGCGGCGCTCACGCAGGATGAACAAAAATATGCAAATATCTTTTTGCATGATATTCAAAGAGGTGATGTTTCCGTTGAGGAAGGAAAATCGTTAAGAGATTATATAACCGAATATTTATATCGTGCGAAGAACGCTCAAGTTCATCAGTTTGCAGCCACATTCGATTTAGATGAGAAAAAACTCCGCAACATGATGTCGTTAGGTCTTACATCGAGTGATATTAATGAGTTCGGACGTTTTGATGAGTTATTTAAAACATTTAATAAGGAGAAAGCAAAGTTGTATTTTGAGGAACAAGAGGGCAAAAAAATCGTTCCTCCGAAAGTAAATATAAAGATGGATAAATTACTTAGACAATTTATTCTCGAGGGCGGATTTGAGATTTAAAATTAGAATGAATTTGTGACATAGTAAGATTCTGAAGCATTGAGGTTTGGATTTTTACTATGTCATTTATTATATCAATATTTATGTGTCTTTACGGTGTTTTTTACAGGTCACATATCAAGGAATAGTAAATTCCTATTATTGCTATACTAAGATCAGGACGGTGAAATAATCATGAAGAAGAAAATTTATTTTGCAGGCGGATGCTTTTGGGGGACACAAGCCTATTTCTCCTTGCTGAGAGGTGTTGTAAATACTCAATGCGGATATTCAAATGGAACAGCGAAAAATCCTACTTATGAAGATGTGTGCCGAGGGAATACGGGACATGCGGAAACAGTTATGATAGAATATGATGATTCGATGATTAAACTTGATAAGCTGCTTACTGAATTCTTTAAAACTATCAATCCAACGACCAAAAATCGTCAGGGAAATGATATAGGAAGCCAATATAGAAGCGGTATTTATTATGTTGACGATGCAGACATTAATACTATTCAAGAATTTATTGAAAATAAGCAGCGTGAATACAGCAGACCAATCGTGACCGAGGTTTTGCCTTTATTATGTTATTATCCGGCGGAGGAATATCATCAGAATTATCTAGATAAAAATCCGGGAGGATATTGTCACGTAGATTTGAACTTGATTCAAAAGGATGATAAGATAAGAAATTAGATAAAGATTAAAGGAATTCATACCATTTAATTGAAATAAATCTGCAGAAATCTGTTGACATAAAATGAAAGATGTGATATACTCCGGTAAAGAGTAGAAGTAAGGAAGAGTTTACTTAATAGTATCTCTGAAATAATTTTATTAAATTATAATTAAAGCATAAAAAGTACTCGTATAGATAATCTGTACGAGTATTTTTGATATAAAATTATGGAGTGGAACCTTATTTGTTAAGTTATAAATACAATGCTAAATTGTGTATTATGGATTTATTAAAAATTAAAAGGCAGTATATCGGGCTTTTGATATTTAATATCAGAGCTGAAAACTTCTTCTATTGTAGGAATTGAGTTTGAGGCGCCGGCTTTTGAAACAACTAAAGAGGAGGCTCGGCTGGCGGTTTCAAGAGATTTTTCAATAGAATCGCCAAGAGCAAGCCGACCAATAAAATAACCGATAAAAGTATCACCGGCTGCAGTCGTATCTACTACCGGTACATTATAAATGCCATACGAAAGAACTGTATTTTTGTATATATATATACATCCATGCTTTCCTAATGTAATTAAAAGATGTGTTTCCGGAAAATTAGTTAAAAGCCATGAAATTGCGCTTTTAATATCTTTTTTTCCGGAAATGCCAAGACACTCAGTTGTATTCATACAGAGGTACTGTATTTTCTCCAGTGGTAATTTTAATACATTTTTATTGAATGGCGCCGGATTAAAAACTATATTAAGTCCACGTTTTGCTGACTGGTTAATAATATGGTCAAGACAATTGATTTCATTTTGGAGAATCAGTATATCACCCTTTTCAAAATGCTCTAATACTGAATCAGCGTAATCCTTGGTAATTTTTTGATTTGCTCCGCCGTCCAATACGATACAGTTTTCACCGGAGGAATCTATAAGGATAACTGCATGTCCTGTGGGAATATCACATATATTGATTAAAGTAGTGTCTATTTTATGTTTTTTTAATACATTTATTAAATCATTTCCGTCCTGTCCGATTTGACCGGCGTGAAATATTGGATAGCCGCTGCTTTGTACTGCAATCGATTGGTTAAGTCCCTTTCCGCCAAAGAATCTTTTTCTATTCAGAGCGGATATTGTTTCGCCAGGTGAAGGAAAATGCTGTATTTGATATACATAATCAAAGTTTAGAGAACCAAAATTCAAAATTTTCATAATAAATATCCTTTCTTTATAAGATTGTCAATAAAACGTTTTACTTGGTTTTATTATGACCTAATAAAGTGGAAAAGTCAACATAGAATTAGAAATTTAATAGATTAATAATATAAAACTTATCAATAATTGTAATATTGTTTTAATAAAAAATGAGTAGGAGATAACATGGGAGTAACAATCAAAGATATTGCAAAAAAATGTGGAATTTCTATTACAACGGTATCGCTGGTGCTTAACCATAAGGGCGAACACATTTCAAAAGAGACGAAAAATAAAATATACAAGGCAGTAGAGGAATTAAATTATCAGCCAAACCAGGTGGCAGTAAGTATGGTAACGAAGCGGACTAATACGATTGGTCTGATACTTCCGGATATAAGTGATCTTTTTTATTCAAGTTTTGCTAAAGAAATTGAAAGGAAGTTTAGCGAGAAGAATTATAATGTGATTTATGGTAATACCTTATCTTGTTTTGACACATGTATGGAATATCTGCATATTTTTCAAAAGCGTAATGTAGATACGATTGTAATCGTATATCCTGATTATGCTATGACAGAAGCACAGAAAAAAAGGCTGAATTCATTTTTTGATTTTTCAAATACGCCTGTTTTATGGATAGACCATGGATTATTAAGAAAAGAAGAAAGCGTAGTTTCAGTTAATCAGAAAATGGGTGGATGTTTGGCGGTAAAACATTTAATTGAGTTGGGGCATACTCGTATTGGATGTATATGTGGACCGCATGATTCAAAAATTTCACAGGAACGGCTTAAGGGATATAAAGAGACTCTAAATAATGCGGGAATTTCTTATGATTCGCAGTTAGTGTATCATGGGGAGTTTGATATTGAAAGCGGTTCAAGAGGTATTGAGGAATTACTCAAATACGGTATTACGGCGGTATTTGCATGTAATGATATGATGGCTTTGGGAGTATATGTGCAAAGCAGAAAAATGAATTTTCAAATTCCTGAGCAGCTGTCGGTAGTTGGGTTTGATAATGTATATTTGACCGGAGCACTGGAGCCGCCTCTGACGACCATAGTACAACCGATAGATGAACTTAGCGAAAAAATAGTATCCTGCGCTTTGGAATTAATCAATGAAAAAAGATATGAACATGTGGTTATGAATCCCAGTTTGAAAGTAAGAAGCAGTACGGCTCATCCGGTAATGATAAAAACACAGTAAAAAATCCCAATAAAATCAAAATATATTTTGATTTTATTGGGAATTTTTTTTGGTAAGACTACACAAATCACTATTGACAAACTCAGATAAGAGTGATACTATAATTTTAGTAAAACGTTTTACTAACTTTAATTATCTAATAAAAAAGAGATGGTTAGGATGAATCCAAAGATGAAGGACATTGCTTCAAGAGCAAATGTGTCGGTTTCTACTGTTTCAAAAATTATTAATAAGGAGACAAAAAATTTCCGAAAGGAAACCGTGGATCGGGTACAAAAAATTATAAAAGAAATGGGGTATGCGCCGAATATAGTTGCCAGGAGTATGGTTACTAAAAAAACAGGTTTAATAGGATTAATCCTGCCGGATATTTCAAATTTATATTTTGCTGAAATGGCAAAAGGTATAGAGATTGCGTTAAGGCATATGGAATATAATATGATACTATGCAATTGCAATGATTCAGACGAACGCGAAAAAGCCTATATTGATATTATGAGGCAAAAATGTGTAGACGGCATTATTTTAATTCCGGTGTTAAGTTCAAGTGTAGACATTACGTATACAACAATACTCAAAGGAATCCCATTTGTTATTTTAGACAGAATATTTTCAAAGGAAAACACACAAATAGACAGTGTTTCTTTTGACAATATTTTAGGAGGATATATAGCGGTAAAACATCTAACTGATTATGGACATAAAAAAATTGGCTGTGTTACAGGACCGTTGTTAAATAAAAGCGCGCATGACAGGTTTATAGGCTTTAAAAACGCTTTAGCTCAGGCTTCTATTCCATTTCAGTCAGAATTAATTTGTCAGGCAGATTATAAGTATCAGGGTGGATATAAGGCAACACACAAACTGTTAAAAAATAATATTACGGCGTTAGTAGTACAGAATGATTTAATGGCATGCGGCGCTTATCGAGCGGCACAGGAAATGGGAATTGAAATACCAAATCAGCTAAATGTGATTGGATATGATGATACAGATTATACTCAAATTTTATTTCCAACATTAACATCTGTTTTACAGCCGAATCAGAAAATGGGAGAAGCGGCAGCTAAAATGTTGGTTCATAAAATACAAAAAAGTGATTATCAGAATAAGATAGTTTTTAAGCCGCTGTTAGTAGTAAGAGAAAGTACATGCGCTGTAGTTTGAAGTATATTTACAAAGAGTAAATGAAGGGAGACTTCATAATGAAAAAAATTTTGCTTGCAGGTGAATCTTGGACAAGCGTTACAACACATATTAAAGGATTTGATATTTTTACAACTTCACGTTATGAGGAGGGGGGAGACAGACTGATAAAAGCGCTTAAAAATGGTGGATATGAAGTGGATTTTTGCCCTAATCATTATGCGGGAGAACATTTTCCTGACACAGTAGAAAAGCTGCGCGGATATGACGCTGTGTTTTTATCAGACATTGGCTCAAACACGTTACTTTTATCGGATAGAGTGTTTTCATATGGTGATACGCAGAATAACAAATGTACGGCGATAAGAGATTATGTTCTTGCCGGAGGGGCACTTTGTATGATAGGAGGTTATCTTTCTTTTTCCGGAATAGATGCTAGAGCAAGATATGGGAAGACGGCTGTTGCAGATGTACTTCCTGTAAAGATATTGCCTTATGATGATAGATGTGAACATCCTGAAGGAGTTTTTCCGACTGTGTCAAATGATACGCATCCGTTAATGCAAGGTATTAACGAGGAGTGGCCGTGTTTCCTGGGATACAACAAGACTGTTGCTAGATGCTTGCCGGCATGCAAAACGATTGCTAAGATAGACGGAGATCCATTTATATCAGTAGGTTCTTTTGGTATGGGAAAGTCGGCTGCATTTACATCAGACTGTTCTCCTCATTGGGCATCACCTGATTTTATGAGTTGGAAATATTATGATACGTTTTGGTGTAATCTTGCTGATTGGCTGACAAAATAAAATTATTAAATTACAACGAAGGAAGGAGGAGAGCAATGATGAAAAAGCACATGATTGATATGATATGTTCAAGGGGATTCAGTTAGAAATTATGATTTGATGGGATGGCAAATATTTAAGACATAATGCAGGATTGTTTTATGGGTGTGTTATGAGCATCTGAAGAACATTGCGGTAACGTATACAAGTTAATCTATTAATACATATTTGTGATTTTCCATAGAAGTAATGTTTTCTGCTATGGAGATTAGGTAAGCGCTGGAATAACTATCTGCAGATATAATGATGTTCTGTTGCTGATAATTTTGAGATTGAGCACACAGACAAGCTTTGTCGTTTATTTTATACTACTATCTATTGGAAGAACAGGATTGAAATAGGATGAATTATGTATGGAAAGGTGTGAAAAAAATGAAAGAAATTTGTTGGAAAATCACTGTTGTGGAGCACTGTATTTTTAAGGATGTTGGACGCGGACAGACATTTTATGGTGCACATAATCAGAAAAATGCAGATTTTCCAGAGGATCAGCCAGGTAATGTAACGATACTTCAAGGCGGCGGATACAATATTCTCGTAGATACAGGATTTAAAAATCCTCAATTTATAGAAGCTTATAACGCAGAAAATGTATTGAAACCGGAGACTTATCTTAAGCCTTTAAATTTGCATCCTGACCAAATAGATGCAGTGCTGTTATCTCATTTGCATTATGACCATGTGGGAAATATTGATTGCTTTAAAAATGCTAAAGTATATGTGCAAAGGACAGAGCTTGAGGGGTGGCAGTGGTCTGCAGGTCTGTCAGAGGATTATAAATTACTTAACTGTTATTTGGATCCGGAGGATTTAAAAAAGCTTGAGCAGGTGAAAAAGGAAGGCCGGCTTATATTGTCAGAGGACGGTATGGAAAACATTTTTCCGGGAATTGATTTGTATTTGGCAAAGGGGCATTCATACGGTACGCAAGTTGTGAGAGTTAAAACTAAAAATGGAAGGTATGTAGTCACCGGAGACGCAGCCTATACTTTGGAGAATATTATTACCATGACGCCCATGGGATACGGAATTGACCAGCTGGATCAGCTTCAGTCTTTTGAAAAGATATTAATGCTGGCAGATGGAAATATTAATAATGTAATCCCCGCTCACGATCTAGCTTGGCCGACACGTTTTAAAAGCACTGAAAAACTGGAAGGACTGCCTAACAGAATTACGTTTGTCACACAGAATTAACTGTGGTGCACAAAGAAAGGAGAAAAATCATGAA is from Monoglobus pectinilyticus and encodes:
- a CDS encoding LacI family DNA-binding transcriptional regulator, which codes for MKDIASRANVSVSTVSKIINKETKNFRKETVDRVQKIIKEMGYAPNIVARSMVTKKTGLIGLILPDISNLYFAEMAKGIEIALRHMEYNMILCNCNDSDEREKAYIDIMRQKCVDGIILIPVLSSSVDITYTTILKGIPFVILDRIFSKENTQIDSVSFDNILGGYIAVKHLTDYGHKKIGCVTGPLLNKSAHDRFIGFKNALAQASIPFQSELICQADYKYQGGYKATHKLLKNNITALVVQNDLMACGAYRAAQEMGIEIPNQLNVIGYDDTDYTQILFPTLTSVLQPNQKMGEAAAKMLVHKIQKSDYQNKIVFKPLLVVRESTCAVV
- a CDS encoding restriction endonuclease subunit S, whose amino-acid sequence is MSEKKKPVVRFAGFTSDWEQRKVGDYCDMFNGDRSVKYPSAQDMVADGIPFINAGDLEDGRVKLSSANKITREKYDDLGGAKLQLGDIVYCLRGTLGKNAYIDNFDEGTVASSLVAIRPKNIDGRYLFHVFNSDIEYRQRVVHDEGAAQPNLSAKSVSEFLMPVPDIDEQKKLSSFFDHLNHLITLHQRKCDKLKNVKKSMLEKMFPKNGRKVSEIRFAGFTDNWEQRNDNEELEIRSEEWYIVSIGDIVSIGNGKDYKHLSDGNIPVYGTGGYMLSVSEALSYDDAIGIGRKGTIDRPYVLKAPYWTVDTLFYCIPQNNIDLNFIYAVFQTIDWKKLDESTGVPSLSKENIANYSLLIPRSVDIQRKIGRFFKNFDNLITLHQRKLEKLQNIKKSCLEKMFV
- a CDS encoding type I restriction endonuclease subunit R; the encoded protein is MPFTKEADFEEALIKVLSNKGWENEVISHPTEQDLIDNWANILFENNRGIDRLNNYPLTNGEMQQIMEQINNLRTPLKLNGFINGKTVSIIRDNPNDKQHFGKEISLKIYDRREIAAGQSRYQIVQQPVFPTKPKILNDRRGDLMLLINGMPVIHIELKKSGIPVSQACQQIEKYSHEGVFTGLFSLVQIFVAMTPEESKYFANPGPDGSFNPNYYFNWADFDNEPINNWKSIASSLLSIPMAHQMIGFYTVADNSDGVLKVMRSYQYYAASAISDKVSKTKWDKSNQRGGYIWHTTGSGKTMTSFKSAQLIANSKDADKVIFLTDRIELGTQSYNEYNNFADENESVQKTENTYVLISKLKSIDSADTLIVTSIQKMSNIKSEDGCSNAHDIDIINKKRLVFIVDEAHRSTFGDMLLTIKETFPNAIFFGFTGTPIQEENQKKMNTTSTVFGSELHRYSIADGIRDGNVLGFDPYKVLTFKDSDIRRQVALEKAKAKDADEVFNNPDKSAIYYKYMDASQVPMAGYKTDDGKYIKGIEDYIPFSQYRTEEHQKKVVEDIKEKWQDLSRNSKFHAIFATSSIPEAIDYYRLIKSEMPQLKTTCLFDPNISNEDGDYKEYKGEKIAFFKENGLIEIIEDYNKAFEQDFSIASHAAFKKDISCRMAHKEQYKWIDKTPQKQLNLLIVVDQMLTGFDSKWVNTLYLDKMLEYENIIQAFSRTNRIFRQDEKPFGTIRYYRKPHTMEKNIEAAVKLYSGDRPVDLFVDKLGHNIEKLNGIYQEITELFTNAGIPDFEKLPDEKSVKAKFASLFKDFNGCLEASKVQGFNWDKHSYADEETGKTFDVMPQFTQTQYLVLVQRYKELTERRPGDRSGEVDVPYDLVGYITEIDTGRIDADYMNSRFDKYMKLIHQDDATAEAQEEALNELHKTFAALTQDEQKYANIFLHDIQRGDVSVEEGKSLRDYITEYLYRAKNAQVHQFAATFDLDEKKLRNMMSLGLTSSDINEFGRFDELFKTFNKEKAKLYFEEQEGKKIVPPKVNIKMDKLLRQFILEGGFEI
- a CDS encoding LacI family DNA-binding transcriptional regulator, whose amino-acid sequence is MGVTIKDIAKKCGISITTVSLVLNHKGEHISKETKNKIYKAVEELNYQPNQVAVSMVTKRTNTIGLILPDISDLFYSSFAKEIERKFSEKNYNVIYGNTLSCFDTCMEYLHIFQKRNVDTIVIVYPDYAMTEAQKKRLNSFFDFSNTPVLWIDHGLLRKEESVVSVNQKMGGCLAVKHLIELGHTRIGCICGPHDSKISQERLKGYKETLNNAGISYDSQLVYHGEFDIESGSRGIEELLKYGITAVFACNDMMALGVYVQSRKMNFQIPEQLSVVGFDNVYLTGALEPPLTTIVQPIDELSEKIVSCALELINEKRYEHVVMNPSLKVRSSTAHPVMIKTQ
- a CDS encoding ribokinase — translated: MKILNFGSLNFDYVYQIQHFPSPGETISALNRKRFFGGKGLNQSIAVQSSGYPIFHAGQIGQDGNDLINVLKKHKIDTTLINICDIPTGHAVILIDSSGENCIVLDGGANQKITKDYADSVLEHFEKGDILILQNEINCLDHIINQSAKRGLNIVFNPAPFNKNVLKLPLEKIQYLCMNTTECLGISGKKDIKSAISWLLTNFPETHLLITLGKHGCIYIYKNTVLSYGIYNVPVVDTTAAGDTFIGYFIGRLALGDSIEKSLETASRASSLVVSKAGASNSIPTIEEVFSSDIKYQKPDILPFNF
- a CDS encoding glutamine amidotransferase, translating into MMKKILLAGESWTSVTTHIKGFDIFTTSRYEEGGDRLIKALKNGGYEVDFCPNHYAGEHFPDTVEKLRGYDAVFLSDIGSNTLLLSDRVFSYGDTQNNKCTAIRDYVLAGGALCMIGGYLSFSGIDARARYGKTAVADVLPVKILPYDDRCEHPEGVFPTVSNDTHPLMQGINEEWPCFLGYNKTVARCLPACKTIAKIDGDPFISVGSFGMGKSAAFTSDCSPHWASPDFMSWKYYDTFWCNLADWLTK
- a CDS encoding four helix bundle protein, translated to MLRSGTSIGANIAEAECAFSKKDVLAKMYIAFKECSETKYWLELLYKTEYLSKDQYNSIDSDCTELLKLLSSITKSTKYR
- the msrA gene encoding peptide-methionine (S)-S-oxide reductase MsrA, coding for MKKKIYFAGGCFWGTQAYFSLLRGVVNTQCGYSNGTAKNPTYEDVCRGNTGHAETVMIEYDDSMIKLDKLLTEFFKTINPTTKNRQGNDIGSQYRSGIYYVDDADINTIQEFIENKQREYSRPIVTEVLPLLCYYPAEEYHQNYLDKNPGGYCHVDLNLIQKDDKIRN
- a CDS encoding N-acyl homoserine lactonase family protein; the protein is MKEICWKITVVEHCIFKDVGRGQTFYGAHNQKNADFPEDQPGNVTILQGGGYNILVDTGFKNPQFIEAYNAENVLKPETYLKPLNLHPDQIDAVLLSHLHYDHVGNIDCFKNAKVYVQRTELEGWQWSAGLSEDYKLLNCYLDPEDLKKLEQVKKEGRLILSEDGMENIFPGIDLYLAKGHSYGTQVVRVKTKNGRYVVTGDAAYTLENIITMTPMGYGIDQLDQLQSFEKILMLADGNINNVIPAHDLAWPTRFKSTEKLEGLPNRITFVTQN